In Tribolium castaneum strain GA2 chromosome 4, icTriCast1.1, whole genome shotgun sequence, one DNA window encodes the following:
- the hd gene encoding protein downstream neighbor of son homolog yields MPQSPKKPAPKWHHPSEVMKLHKLKMKKKALQARIAGGTLNTSLSDAQDNKNAALEDIISAKKRKNPFVKTSESKKCKQDVPSSLDESTDQTLFKLLHQSTPSTTCNLTSFENILKKEIEPEVVVVKAQGQNDIPIDWTLKTKIRLWSEQQFSWSQKLKISEEASGTTGFVRCLDQNTDTNLNISPNSKFHQCCLYWQQPSLPWLTLFPRASGKVSESDSSIVTSVAMKTALQEAWKDSLKSLFQLIRTKQCPYFYVCSNNFTVLFRAAGISGMGDIHALVTPTTRGFRQMLRQEDIEFKMPLKKKRTSDQGYETFDSATGESPEDEESPDEQWLQSMGINADDIKQINYTQAKIVHKAECEVDNSEQSLVLIEGVEVHALYNFLINCKSATSLTGPLAGIPPTLLAPVAFNGATLRALKVRESKVHVDNSYYHSLEISGPILPSTIHNLFSINQSDHSMSATFVNVASTLPFSKVLSNEDQDAKRNFIFDKENLSDCGLSRKILGQFCKADVCVTNVECLKYSGDNKTYTWT; encoded by the exons ATGCCTCAAAGCCCCAAAAAGCCGGCCCCAAAATGGCACCACCCGTCCGAAGTCATGAAATTgcacaaattgaaaatgaagaagaAGGCCCTTCAGGCGCGCATTGCGGGGGGCACTCTCAACACATCGCTCTCCGACGCCCAGGACAACAAAAACGCAGCTTTAGAAGACATCATTTCGgccaaaaaacgcaaaaaccCGTTTGTGAAAACCAGCGAAAGCAAAAAATGCAAGCAAGATGTTCCCTCTAGTCTTGACGAGTCAACTGATCAGACGTTATTCAAGCTCTTGCATCAAAGTACTCCAAGTACGACGTGCAATTTGACCTCATTCGagaatattttaaagaaagaaatcGAGCCTGAAGTGGTGGTTGTGAAGGCACAGGGCCAGAACGATATTCCCATTGACTGGACTTTAAAAACCAAGATACGTTTATGGTCAGAACAGCAATTTTCCTGGAgccagaaattaaaaatcagtGAAGAAGCATCGGGGACAACAGGATTTGTTCGTTGTTTGGACCAAAACACTGACACAAACTTAAATATCTCCCCAAACTCAAAGTTTCACCAGTGTTGTCTCTACTGGCAACAACCGTCTCTCCCATGGCTCACTCTCTTTCCTCGAGCCTCTGGAAAGGTCTCAGAGTCTGACTCGAGCATTGTTACGAGCGTTGCAATGAAAACCGCCTTACAAGAGGCCTGGAAAGACAGTTTAAAGTCCCTATTCCAGTTAATTAGGACAAAACAGTGTCCGTACTTTTACGTCTGTTCTAATAACTTTACTGTGTTGTTTCGGGCGGCGGGAATTAGCGGAATGGGCGATATACATGCGTTAGTTACTCCCACAACTCGGGGATTCCGTCAGATGCTCAGACAGGAAgatattgaatttaaaatgccGCTAAAGAAGAAACGGACCTCGGATCAGGGATACGAAACGTTTGATTCTGCAACCGGGGAATCCCCCGAAGACGAGGAATCGCCAGACGAGCAGTGGTTGCAAAGTATGGGAATTAACGCCGATGACATCAAGCAAATTAATTACACGCAA GCTAAGATTGTCCACAAAGCTGAATGCGAGGTGGACAACAGTGAGCAGAGTCTAGTCTTAATCGAGGGAGTGGAAGTGCACGCCCTTTACAATTTCCTGATTAATTGTAAAAGTGCGACAAGTCTGACCGGGCCTTTGGCGGGGATTCCCCCCACGCTTTTGGCCCCTGTGGCGTTCAATGGAGCGACGTTGAGGGCACTGAAAGTGCGCGAAAGCAAAGTCCACGTTGACAATTCCTATTATCACTCGCTCGAAATTTCGGGACCAATTTTACCGAGCACaattcataatttattttcaattaatcaAAGCGACCACAGTATGAGCGCTACGTTCGTTAATGTGGCGTCCACACTGCCGTTTAGTAAAGTTTTAAGTAACGAAGATCAAGACGCGaagagaaattttatttttgataaggaAAATTTGTCAGACTGTGGGTTAAGCAGAAAAATTCTGGGGCAGTTTTGCAAAGCGGACGTTTGTGTTACAAACGTTGAGTGTCTGAAGTATAGTGGCGACAATAAAACTTACACCTGGacgtaa
- the Cul5 gene encoding cullin-5, which yields MPIVTSKMLKEKGQLKFEDKWPLMRPIVLKLLKQEPVSPAEWQELFYDVHLVCLWDEKGPVKLRDHLQEDIVQFIKQAQARVLAQRQDEALLKAYIAEWRKFFTQCNYLPTPFRQLETSLQGKTWSGTNSGQSGSAKKGATDESIVRKLMLDSWNESIFKDIKHRLQDSAMKLVHAERNGEAFDSQLVIGVRESYVNLCSSTYDRLKIYRENFEAAYIQSTEMFYRLKAPEHLETNGVQAYMRYADSKLREEEARAQRYLEAGSNGVIQCCVKVLVSNNLSVLLAECAPLIKAGETDRLQLMFRLLERVPEGVQPMLTELENHITQAGLADMVAAADIITQDSEKYVERLLELFRRFSKLVHDAFSDDPRFLTARDKAFKAVVNDTTVFRLELNTGRNAGGKVVAPESKCPELLANYCDMLLRRTPLSKRLTSEEIESRLKDVLLVLKYVSNKDVFMRYHKAHLTRRLILDASADSEKEEDMVEWLREVGMPADYVNKLARMFQDIKVSEDLNGQFRTSTARHDAINIKILNAGAWARGSERVTVSLPVELEDYIPEVEEFYKKKHSGRKLQWYHHMSNGTITFATNGGKFDLDVTTFQMAVLFAWNQRPHDRITYENLRLATELPDGELRRTLWSLVAFPKLKRQLLLFSPNVSAPKDFTEHTVFWVNQDFALIKNGKPQKRGKVNLIGRLQLSTERSQMEDNQSIVQLRILRTQEAIIKILKMRKRISNASLQTELVDILKNMFLPSKKLIKEQLEWLIEHKYMRRDDDDINTFIYMA from the exons ATGCCAATCGTAACCTCTAAAATGCTTAAG GAAAAGGGGCAACTAAAATTCGAAGACAAATGGCCCTTGATGCGCCCCATTGTCCTGAAGCTCTTAAAACAAGAACCAGTATCACCAGCCGAATGGCAGGAACTGTTTTACGACGTCCACTTAGTTTGTCTTTGGGACGAGAAAGGGCCAGTTAAATTACGCGATCACTTACAAGAAGATATAGTGCAGTTTATTAAACAAGCTCAAGCTAGAGTTCTGGCTCAAAGACAAGACGAAGCACTGCTGAAAGCTTACATTGCAGAATGGAGGAAATTCTTCACGCAGTGTAACTACCTACCCACCCCTTTTAGGCAGCTGGAAACGTCGTTACAGGGAAAAACTTGGTCAGGGACCAACAGCGGGCAAAGCGGGAGCGCCAAAAAGGGGGCCACAGACGAGAGCATAGTCAGGAAATTAATGCTCGATTCGTGGAatgaaagtatttttaaagatattaAGCACAGGCTGCAGGATAGCGCCATGAAGCTCGTGCATGCGGAAAGGAACGGGGAAGCCTTTGACTCTCAGTTAGTAATAG GAGTTCGTGAGTCGTACGTGAACCTCTGTTCGAGCACCTACGACCGCTTGAAAATCTACCGCGAAAACTTCGAGGCGGCGTACATCCAAAGCACCGAAATGTTCTACCGACTTAAAGCCCCCGAACACTTGGAAACAAACGGCGTCCAGGCTTACATGCGCTACGCGGACAGCAAACTGCGGGAGGAAGAAGCCCGAGCTCAACGTTACCTCGAAGCTGGAAGCAACGGCGTGATCCAGTGTTGCGTCAAAGTTTTAGTCAGCAATAACCTGTCGGTGCTTTTGGCCGAATGTGCGCCCCTGATCAAAGCCGGCGAAACCGACCGACTCCAGTTAATGTTTAGGTTGTTAGAGCGGGTCCCGGAAGGGGTCCAGCCGATGTTGACCGAACTGGAGAACCACATAACCCAGGCCGGTTTGGCCGATATGGTGGCAGCTGCCGATATCATTACGCAAGATTCGGAAAAGTACGTTGAGAGATTGTTGGAGTTGTTCCGGAGGTTTAGTAAATTGGTGCATGATGCGTTTTCGGACGATCCCCGATTTTTAACAGCGAGGGACAAGGCGTTCAAAGCCGTGGTTAATGACACGACGGTGTTTAGGCTCGAGTTGAACACGGGGAGAAATGCCGGTGGGAAGGTTGTAGCGCCGGAAAGTAAGTGTCCGGAGTTGTTAGCCAATTATTGCGATATGTTGCTGAGACGGACGCCACTGTCCAAGCGATTGACCAGTGAGGAAATCGAATCGCGGCTTAAAGACGTTTTGCTAGTTCTTAAATATGTATCGAATAAAGATGTTTTTATGCGTTACCACAAGGCCCATTTAACGAGAAGACTTATCCTAGATGCGAG CGCTGATAGTGAGAAGGAGGAAGATATGGTTGAGTGGTTGCGAGAGGTCGGAATGCCAGCCGACTACGTAAATAAATTAGCTAGAATGTTTCAAGATATTAAAGTTAGTGAAGACCTAAACGGCCAGTTTAGAACTTCAACTGCAAGACACGAtgctattaatattaaaattcttaATGCTGGTGCTTGGGCTCGGGGCTCAGAACGCGTCACTGTGAGCTTGCCAGTGGAACTGGAGGATTATATCCCGGAAGTAGAGGAGTTTTACAAGAAGAAACACTCTGGAAGGAAGCTACAATG GTACCATCACATGAGCAACGGAACAATAACATTTGCCACCAACGGCGGAAAATTCGATTTAGACGTGACCACCTTTCAAATGGCTGTGCTTTTCGCATGGAATCAACGACCACACGATAGAATAACATACGAAAATTTACGTCTAGCGACTGAATTGCCAGATGGCGAATTAAGGCGGACGTTATGGTCCCTAGTGGCATTCCCCAAATTGAAAAGACAGTTGCTGCTGTTTTCGCCAAATGTTAGCGCTCCTAAAGACTTTACTGAACATACAGTTTTTTGGGTGAATCAAGATTTTGCGCTCATTAAAAATGGCAAACCGCAAAAAAGGGGAAAA GTGAATTTAATAGGGCGGTTACAGCTGAGTACTGAAAGGTCCCAAATGGAAGATAACCAATCCATTGTACAATTACGAATTCTCAGGACACAAGAAGCCATAATAAAAATCTTGAAGATGCGGAAACGAATATCAAATGCTTCGTTACAAACTGAGTTGGTggacattttgaaaaacatgtTTCTTCCGTcgaaaaaattgatcaaaGAGCAGCTGGAGTGGCTAATTGAACACAAGTACATGAGGAGGGACGACGAtgatattaatacttttatttatatgGCATGA
- the ATPsynO gene encoding ATP synthase subunit O, mitochondrial yields the protein MATNKLSMLVRSFSTSNVASQMVKPPVQVFGIDGRYATALYSAASKQKTLDSVEKDLLKFQSAIKSDPKLREFIKNPTIKRGLKSEALKQIASKISLNAQTSNLLQTLADNGRLKNLDGVINAFKVMMAAHRGEVTCEVITARDLDAAQKSKLESVLKSFVKSSETIQLSTKVDPSIIGGMIVSIGDKYVDMSVASKIKKYTEVISTPV from the exons atGGCCACAAATAAGCTCTCGATGCTT GTCCGCTCCTTCAGCACTAGCAATGTCGCAAGTCAGATGGTTAAGCCTCCGGTGCAGGTCTTTGGCATTGACGGACGTTACGCCACCGCCCTGTACTCGGCTGCCAGCAAGCAAAAAACCCTCGATTCTGTTGAAAAAGACCTCCTAAAGTTCCAGTCAGCTATCAAGTCTGACCCCAAATTGAGGGAATTTATCAAGAACCCCACAATTAAGCGCGGGCTGAAATCCGAGGCTTTGAAACAAATTGCCTCGAAAATATCGCTTAACGCGCAGACGTCCAATCTTTTGCAGACTCTTGCCGATAATGGGCGTCTGAAGAATTTGGATGGGGTTATCAACGCCTTTAAGGTCATGATGGCAGCCCATCGTGGAGAG GTGACTTGTGAGGTCATCACAGCCAGAGACTTAGATGCTGCGCAAAAGTCTAAGTTGGAATCGGTCTTAAAATCGTTCGTGAAGTCAAGCGAGACCATTCAGTTGAGTACCAAAGTTGATCCCTCTATCATAGGAGGAATGATCGTCAGCATTGGTGATAAATACGTTGATATGAGCGTCGCTAGCAAAATCAAGAAGTACACAGAAGTCATTTCCACTCCTGTTTAA